GCGGGCCAGAAGGCGCCGGCCAAACGCGACATCGACACGCTGTCCCAGGCCGACAGCGAAGCGCTGGTCGCCCAGATGAAGCGCGCGGGCCTGAGCGACCGTCAGCTCGCCGCTTTTCTCGACGGGACTGCGGCACAGTCGCTCAGCGAGGCCGATCAGTGCCGGACGGGCGTGATCCTCACCGAGACTCTCGCCCGGCTCCCGGCCGCGCAGGCCGATCGGGTGCTCGCCGTCATGACCGCACATTCCTGAACCGTCACGGCTCGCGCTCGCCGACGCGCCGAACTATACCAGCGCCATGACGGCCGAGCCCGACAACACAGGACACCGCGCCCGGCTGCGGCAGCGGCTGTTCGAGGGCGGGCCGGACGCGCTGCTCGATCACGAACTGATCGAATATCTCCTCGCGCTGGCGATTCCCCGCCGCGACACCAAGCCGCTCGCCAAGGCATTGCTCACCGAATTCGGCGGCATCGCCGGTCTGCTCACTGCCGATGCTGAGGCGCTGGCCCGCGTCCCCGGCATGGGCGAGACCAGCGCCGCCGCGCTCAAGGCCGCCCATGCGGCGGCGCTGCGGCTGCTGCGCGCACAGGTCGCCGAGCGGCCGATCCTCGCCAATTGGCAGGCGCTGCTCGATTATCTGCGCGCCGACATGGCGCACCACGCGATCGAGCGGGTGCGCGTCCTCCACCTCAACGGCAAGAACATGCTGATCCGCGACGAGCTGATGAACGAAGGCTCGATCGACGAGGCGCCGATGTATGTCCGCGAAGTCATCCGCCGCGCGATCGATCTGGGCTCGGCCGCGATCATCCTCGTCCACAACCACCCCTCGGGCGACCCCTCCCCCAGCCGCGCCGACATCGAGATCACCCGCCAGGTCGCCGAAGCCGGCAAGCGGCTCGGCATCGCAGTGCACGATCACATCATCCTGGGGACCGAAGGCCATGTCAGCCTGCGCGCGCAGGGGCTGATCTAGGCAGTCGATCATAGAATCGGGATGTCTTTCCACCCACTCCCGGTCGTCCGGCCTTGCAATGTAGGATTTGCGCCGCCTGCCTGAACGTGGCCTCGTCGAACGCTCCTTGACCTCGCAGACAACTCCGCGAAAATGCCGCGATAGTTCGACTTTGGCGTGACCTTCGATGTCCGCATCCGGGACGCCGGTTCATCGCCTGCCGCGATACGAACCAGGACACGGCGGCAATCCAACCACTTCGATGCGCCAAACAAAAAAGGGCGCCCGACATTCCGAGCGCCCTCCCGTTCGAGCCACCTGCGTGCGAGCGGCCCGACCTGTTTCTTCGACTGCGGCTTAGATACCGTTGGACAGGTTGGTATCCGCGTCGTGGGTCCGCATGTCGTCGGCCTTGTTCTCGCCGACCGCGCGCGTTGCGTCGGCCTGGTTCTGAAGGGCGTCCTCGACGGCAGGCGTCGTCGCATTGCCGGCGGCCTCTTCGAGATTGTCGGCCACGGCCTCCGCATTCGCCTCGATATTGTCCGCAGCCTGTTCACGAGGGCTGCTGTTGCATGCCGAAAGCGCGGCCAGACCAGCGATGGCCCCGACAACAAAAATCTTCTTCATCGTCGTACCCCTTTGGGAAGTTGGACATGAACGCTCAATTCGTTCGAGTGCCAAATAGGCGAAGCCGTCTTTTGTTCCGTGAACGTAACACCCTCGATGGCCGCCCCGCCCGCCGGCTGCCTGTGCAGCAACGCCAAACGGCCGCCGGAGACAAATCCGACGGCCGCTCGGGAGTGCGCCATGCGTGGGGCGCGGAAGTCCTTACGACTTGGGAGTCAGGAAGGTCGTCAGCTCGGCCTGGTTGACCGTTTTGCTCTTGTCGGCATCCGCAGAAGCAAAGGCCTGGCCCAACCAGACATTCGCCTCGGCCGAGCCCGGCACGAATGCCGGCTCCGAAGCCTTGCGCAGCGTACCCATCCAGGCACCGAATTCGACATCGCTCAGCGCACCGTTGGCGTCCTTGTCATAGGTGCCGAAATCGCGCGTCACTGCCTGGGCGACCTGGTCCTGGGTCGCTGCAGGCTGGGCGGCCGCCGCAGTGCCCGCACCGGTCGTCCCGGTAGGCGCTGCCTCGGGCGCCGGCGCGGTGGCGGGCTGGGCAGGCTCAGGCGTCGTCGCGGGCTGGGCCGGCGCGGTCGGAGTCGGCTGGGCGGTTTCGGTAGCCGGCGCCGGGGCTGCTGCCGGAGCTTCTTCGACCGTGCCCGAGCCCTGCGTGCCGGGCGCGGCGTCGTCAGTGGTGGCCGGAGCCTCAGTCGCCGGCGGCGTCTGCGGCTGGTTCTGCGTAGTTTCGGGGGTCGGAGTTTCCTGCGCAAAGGCAGGTGCAGCAACGAGCATAGACGTCGCGAGAAGAATTGACTTCAACATCTTTCTATCTCCTGTTGATTGCTCCGACTGTTCTAAGCTAGCGGAGCATGAAAACTGACACTGTTCGGAAATATGAACCGCTAAGCTGAGGTAATTGTTCCGGAACAGCGGCGTTGCAGCCACGGTTCACCCCTGCTAGGTGGCGCCTCGTCGCATTTCATTTGCTGTGTGGCGTTCGCGCCACGCCCGTCCACGGAGTATGAGCATGGTCCCCCGTTATTCGCGGCCCGAGATGACCGCGATCTGGTCGCCCGAAGCCCGTTTCGCCATTTGGTTCGAGATCGAGGCACACGCGACCGAGGCGCTTGCCGACCTCGGCGTTGTCCCGCGCGAAGCCGCGCAGGCGCTGTGGGACTGGTGGGCGACCAAGCCGGTGATCGACGTTCCCGCGATCGACGCGATCGAAGCCGTGACCAAGCACGACGTCATCGCCTTCCTCACCTGGGTCGCCGAGCAGGTCGGCGACAATGCCCGCTTCATGCACCAGGGGATGACCAGCTCGGACGTGCTCGACACCTGCCTCGCGGTCCAGCTCGCCCGCGCCGCCGACATCCTGCTCGCCGATCTCGACCAGTTGCTGGTCATCCTCGAGCGCCGCGCCAGGGAGCATAAGTTCACCCCGACGATCGGTCGCAGCCACGGCATCCATGCCGAGCCGGTGACCTTCGGATTGAAGCTCGCCCAGGCCTATGCCGAGTTCAAGCGCAACCGCGAACGCCTGGTCGCCGCACGCGCCGATATCGCCACCTGCGCGATCTCGGGCGCCGTCGGCACCTTCGCCAATATCGATCCGCGCGTGGAGCAGCATGTCGCCGACAAGCTCGGCCTCGCGGTGGAGCCCGTCTCGACTCAGGTCATCCCGCGCGATCGCCACGCGATGTTCTTCGCCACGCTCGGCGTGATCGCCTCCTCGATCGAACGCCTCGCCACCGAAGTCCGCCATTTGCAGCGCACCGAAGTGCTGGAGGCCGAGGAATATTTCTCGCCCGGCCAGAAGGGCAGCAGCGCGATGCCGCACAAGCGCAATCCGGTGCTCACCGAAAACCTCACCGGCCTTGCCCGCATGGTCCGCAGCGCCACTATCCCCGCGATGGA
This genomic stretch from Sphingomonas sp. LM7 harbors:
- the radC gene encoding DNA repair protein RadC; the encoded protein is MTAEPDNTGHRARLRQRLFEGGPDALLDHELIEYLLALAIPRRDTKPLAKALLTEFGGIAGLLTADAEALARVPGMGETSAAALKAAHAAALRLLRAQVAERPILANWQALLDYLRADMAHHAIERVRVLHLNGKNMLIRDELMNEGSIDEAPMYVREVIRRAIDLGSAAIILVHNHPSGDPSPSRADIEITRQVAEAGKRLGIAVHDHIILGTEGHVSLRAQGLI
- the purB gene encoding adenylosuccinate lyase; amino-acid sequence: MVPRYSRPEMTAIWSPEARFAIWFEIEAHATEALADLGVVPREAAQALWDWWATKPVIDVPAIDAIEAVTKHDVIAFLTWVAEQVGDNARFMHQGMTSSDVLDTCLAVQLARAADILLADLDQLLVILERRAREHKFTPTIGRSHGIHAEPVTFGLKLAQAYAEFKRNRERLVAARADIATCAISGAVGTFANIDPRVEQHVADKLGLAVEPVSTQVIPRDRHAMFFATLGVIASSIERLATEVRHLQRTEVLEAEEYFSPGQKGSSAMPHKRNPVLTENLTGLARMVRSATIPAMENVALWHERDISHSSVERYIGPDATITLDFALARLSGVMDKLLIYPERMQKNLDRMGGLVHSQRVLLALTQAGVSREDSYRLVQRNAMKVWESDGELSLLELLKADPEVTAALSVQELEDKFDLGYHFKQVDTIFDRVFA